Part of the Vigna radiata var. radiata cultivar VC1973A chromosome 11, Vradiata_ver6, whole genome shotgun sequence genome is shown below.
CGATTGATTTAGAGAATGTGTCCAGATTTGGTGATAATGACAATGAGCAATCTGTATGTGATAAATATCCGGCTCCTTCAACCCCACAATTGAAACATGGGACACGGTTATTGGATGATGGAGATTGCCATGAGCAGACTAATTTCtcaatagaaaaagaaagtggaGAACATGATGGGGAATGCAAATCAGTCGAAACTTCATGTGAGAATTTGAATGCTGAAAGTACTCCTCAACCAACTGAACCTGAGGAGACTCCGATTAAGGAGGAAGAGGATTTTGCCGATGGTTCCAAGGGCGAGAGAGCTGTTTCACTGAATCTACAGAATGAAAAGTTTCTCAGCAATGCAGATGGTCACACATCTCCAAAAAAGATGGGAGTTCTTAATGATTCATGTGAGATTAAAGCTAAcaggaagaagatgaaagtaAGCTGAATCATGACTACTAGCTATTTTATCAAatgcatatttatataatgtaaaCCTCTCGCTTAATTGGGAAATACCAACATTAACATCAACACCAATAATACTCTGCTCTTCATTCTTTCCCTTTAACACTTTCTTACTCATGTTCATGTAGTTTAAATCAATGGCACTAGTTTGGCACATGTAACTAcaaattatttcaaactttTGTTTAACCTGTCTATGTTTTTAACACGTTGTAGCTGCATGCTTTGAATTGTTAAAGAAAACATTATACAAGACATTGTCAAATATTAACAGCTTCATGATTGTCAATCTTAGAAGGTACACTTCCAATGGGATTTTGCTACTGAAATAGCTTGATAGAATCTCATGGCATGGCTCTTATCATCATCTCTATTCCTTGTGTACTGTTTTAAATAGAATGTGTTGGCCTGTTTAAGGAAAAATTGTGGAGCTTGGATGTAACTGCTGATCTgtatatcaataataattattcaacTAAAAAATGGCAGTTGTTGAACTTGTTAAATATTTCAACTGCATCTTATCCATGAATTGTTCTTTCACCTGAAACACTTGGATTTGTTGTCAGAGAGTCTTAGTAAATCTTGTGTTGTTTGTTGCTTATCCTTATTTTTCTCCATAACATTTTTTTCGGTTGTGCAAAATGGTATCCTTGTATGATTATCTGAAAAAGTCATTGTACGTGATTTTGGGTTCAGGTAGACTGGACGTCCGAGCtgcataaaaaatttgtaaaggCTGTTGAACAACTAGGCATTGATCAAGCCATTCCTTCTAGAATATTGGAGATAATGAAAGTGGAAGGTTTGACACGGCACAATGTGGCAAGCCATCTTCAGGTTCTTATTATACTTCTGGCTATAGTTTCTATCCCAACGCTGCAACATAAAATGactatttgtttttcaaaatctttctGGTAGTAAAGAAAAGGTATGTGGTAAGATCAAGTAACAACTTTATGTTGAACAGAAATATAGAATGCACAAGAGACAGAGTGCACCTGGGGAAGAAGATCGAAAATGGCATAATCAAAGAGATGCAATGCAAAGGAACTTTTATCTGCAAAGACCAATCATGGCCTACCCTCCCTATCACTCTAATCAAACCATTTCTCCAGCACCTATATATCCTATGTGGGGACAACCAGGAAGTCAAACAGCTGCTGTACAGATTTGGGGGCCTCCTGCGTACCCCTTGTGGCATCCAACAGAAAGTTGGAACTGGAAGCCTTATCCGGGGGTAATCtttttatttggaataaaaGCAGAATATATGTTATTTCATATCATCAAATATGCTTTTTTGTTGTATGTTATGCAGTTTGATATTCGGTGACTTGATGTTTCAGATGCATGTGGATGCTTGGGGATGCCCATTGTTCCCACCTCCTCAAGCTCCTGGTTTTCCCTTCAATCAAGTAAGTTTCAACAACTTAATTTGATTCCATTTCAATGCTACTTGTTCATGTAATATAGCCACATGTGCGTAATTTACCCTttatagtaattaaattatCTGTCAAAGTGATGCTAATCAGATATTGTTATGAAACTGCAGAATATACCTGGATTGCACACTCCTAAACCAATGGATTATAGATTCAGCATGCCGCGTAGCTCCTTTGAGCATCATCCGGTAATGCAATACTTTCCTCCGACAAAGTCATCATGAAAATTTTCTCTAGTTGAAAAAATGTGTATGATCATGCATATATTGGATTTGATATGGACCAATGTTGTTCTAGTGCTCAATGGCATGGTTGCTCACTTGTTGTAATGCGCCATTTCTTAATGGACTTGTCTAATGTTTTGAGTTATGAACGTACAATGAAATGTTCCTGATACAGTGTGTtccatgcatgcatgcatgcacgCAGGCAGAGGAGGTGGTAGACAAGGTTGTGAAGGAAGCAATTAACAAGCCATGGCTACCATTGCCCTTAGGACTCAAAGCTCCTTCCACGGATAGTGTGTTGGCTGAGCTCTCCAAACAAGGCATATCCAGCATCCCTCTTGGCAACAAGGGTTCTTCTGCTCCAAAACCCTGCTGACGTGTACCAATGACCCCACCACCGGCTCCCacagatgatgatgatggggcTGCCCTGTTGAGTCACATATCAACTCCCTGTTGAGTattgtagttattttttatttctcaaattcCCTTCAGGTTGCAACCACAGTGGTAGATATGACTGGAAGTTGGGACCACAAGGACCACTTGTGGTCCCCACCGTACACCGACCACTCATGCTGTCCCTTCTTAAGCTGCTGATTGTTAATGGTTGATATGATATGGTGTGATATCAGGTCTGGTCATACAACACCATGATGCAGCACAAATGGACTATGCACTGATTCTATTCATCCCACTTGCCAAAacacaaaactaaaatattaaaaacagcACTCAGAAGTTTATGGCTCCATTTGATGAAGCTTTGCACAAAATGCTGAGGCTCAAAAtagttgatgatgattttggGGGTTGAAAGTGACCGTTTTTGGGGTCCATGTAGAAATTTATATCAGGATTTGGGGTGTCTTGGTGCAGTTGAGATGGGGCCTAGTTGAGgtgtataattataataatggaAAAGGGTAGTTAGGATAATGTTTTGAATAAAGATGAGTCCAGGCCTTGGTGGATGCTAACTTGTTCTTTCCCAATTCAATTTGTTCAGTCAGCTATTTCAGCTTTTAGTTCATAGAATTCAGTTTGGCTGGGGCCATCCTTCTGGTTTTTAGCTCAATTTTTCCTTTTGACCTTTTGGAAACAATTCCAAATTAAGCTGCATAAACTCATCACTTTCTTTAAAAGAGGTTAATTTTGATATAACCAATACATATATGTTTTAAACATCACTGTTAATAGTTAAGGCCCCATCTGATATTTGAAATTTCTTTGGTTgtttttttatcagaaaaaataaactaataaagaGAACTTAAAATgttctaattttttaacaaaagtaaaatataaaataaatattttttataagtcaTTGGGACTATATTAAAAGATTCAAATTAAgtctaaatatattaattttctcgTCTAGTACTCTTTTTTCGAGTGTGTCTTTTGTAGGTTTTTCTTACACTCttttaagagaagaaaatatcaCTGTTCtaaattgatgaaaattaaatttataaatgaacattttatttaaataacgatgaaaataaatctataaaaaaaactatgatgAGTGAAAAAGGATGGTGGAACACGTGCTCGTTTCGGCATTAAAAGAATGTgcttattcaaattaaaataatatttttaatagaccACGTGCATCTTTTTTATGACAGACAATATTGTAAATAGGTGAAGGTTGTAAATGAATAGTTCCgtaaaatataagaaacatataatttttatttttcttttaaacggAATTCTTAAAGCTATGAAAGACAGGTTTCTTCTATGCTTCCATTCCAaagacttttatttttaattatttttattataaataaattaaaactctGTTTATAGTGATCCAGACCAGAGTGTCGAAGTTGGAGGGCAAACATGTCATTTAAATGGATGTCCATCGCCCGCAATTTGGGGTGCTGGCTGTATGATAATAAACCCCAAAGCGAATCTTACCGTTCAAAAAGATCCAACGGTTAATACTTTTCTGTACGTAAAACTAAAGGCAGAGATCTTCTACGATTTTATGGACGCTGTAGTAGAGGATTCATCCAATGCCAGAGTGGCATTTTGTGTTCTgtgatttttttccttcttcttttctcatctCTTCTCTTCCGTGTGAATAACTTAATTTGAATTCCGATTTTGCAATTCATAATCGTCGATTTCTTCTGTAAGTTCTCGCAGCTTAGACCCACTCATATCTTCTCGTAGTTTATTTCTCGTTTAAGGAATCGCAGAAGTTCTTACTTGTTAGTTTTCTGAGTTGTACTTTGATGCGAATAGGGTTCGATTGCAAGCTGAGCAATATATcacaacttttatataaaagggAATTAGGGATATAGAATTGCgtttattctttatataattgGGGGATATCGCTTTCCTTTTTTTCGTTTTGGAAATGTTTTTCTGTCTTTTGCAAATTAAACTATTAAGACTATGTTtggatgaaggttgaaaaaatatttttgcgAATTTCagttaataattttgaatttcagtACTCTAAACGAAGAAGGAAGAAATTATACCTTCGGAAGTAAAAGTGCTTTTAACCTCTCCTAACTGAAATTCAAACATGCATTAAGTTGTGAATATCAGTTTAAGTTAgctcttaaaattttaattgaactgCCGGCGTTATAATTGATGTggtagttttgttttatttcttgatACTATCTGGAAGTGCCTATATGTTTCTGCAGGAAATATATATAGGGCACAGGTCCTGAAGTACCGTTATAGGTAGAGGATGGCATGTAGGGGATGCTGGGAATGCCTTTTGAAGGTTTTGAACTTCATATTGAGCCTCACTGGTCTTGCCATAGTGGGCTATGGAATCTATCTTTTTGTTCTATTCTCTAAAGCTTCAGATGATGACACTCCTGATATTTCTCCTGTCAGTGATGATTCTGCTCTGATTCAACTAGGCCGGCCCATGCTTATGGCCGTGTCTCTATCAGACAGCTTTCTTGATAACTTGCCTAGGGCTTGGTATGTGTGCTACCCTCTTCTCGCCACTTTTGGGGCATATACATTGACTTATGTTTATGCTTGACATGCTGAAGGTTTTGTTTCGGATACGACTTGCTGCATCAATCTGCTATATGTTATGTAGTTTGGCCATAGATTACATTCATGATGATGGTTTTTTTCCCCGGGGTGGgagtttaatttaatgaatCGTAACCATACAATAATAAGTATTGAATGAATTGCAGTGTTGAGTTAAAAACCCATTTGCTATGGGAAAACATTGGGTCAAATGCATTCAGCACTATGCCAGAGATGACGGGGCTTCCAAGTTAGGACCAACCTCTCAATTTGATTCTATTGCAGCCCCTAGTTTTAGTTGTGTACTACTGCTATatcattatgttttattttgagTACGTTTAGACTGATTTTCAAGGTGAACTTTCGTGGCGGATAAATCATGGCCTCACGGTTAAAAAGTTGTTGGAGCTTCATCCAATTATGTAATTAATCCATAATTGATCATTCTCGTCAccgattaagaaaaaaaaaacttataatcaACTTTATGCACTTTCTAGAGTGGTGCAAAGAGTGCAAATTTGAATTAACGAATATTTTTTTCTGATGTAGTGTTTCTTTTACTGAACAATGTATttatgtgagaaaaaaaaagaccaaTAAAATACCAAAGGTATTTTGTCCTGttgttctcttattttattcattcttGAGTAATCACTcatttcacatttatttttattgataaactGTTCCATTTTTGGTTTCGTAGTATAGTTAGTATACACACaacaaatatgattatttttttgaaattgataaagAACATTCTCACTCTAATTCTTTATTTCGTATTCTGCaggtttattttcttatttattggTGTGGGAGTAGTCCTCTTTCTTATTTCTTGTTTTGGATGTATTGGAGCTGCAACAAGGAATGGATGCTGCCTGAGCTGTGTATCCTATTAGAATGTCTTATGCAACGGTTAAAAGTATTTCATGATATAATAAATTTCCACTAATATACAAAGAAAACACGATTTTAAGCTTCTGCTCTTCTCTCCGTGTGTGTGTACATATATACATGCATTAATCTGTATTAATCAAAGGATTTGTTATTAATTTCCTTAAGTGAACGAAGTATTCAATTTTGGTGGCATTGTTGATCTTGGTAGAGCTGGGATGCGCAGCCTTTATATTCTTTGACAAAAACTGGAAAGAAGTAAGTAAAATTGTGTGTGGTAATTTGTAATCTGAAATTAAAGATGTATTTCTCATTTATAATATGTTCCATTCAGGAAATTCCGAAAGATAAAACCGGAGATTTTGATGCAATATATGGATTTCTGAGTGAGAATTGGAATATTGTGAGATGGGTTGCCCTCGGAATTGGCATCTTTCAGGTAAGCAAGAAGTTGTATGATTGACATTCCTCTATTGTTTTGTCGTCTTGTTTCTTTGTGCGTGTCCTTATAGGCCACAGATAATAGTCTCTAGGATTATAATAAAGTCATCCATTGTATGATTGAGCGAATAACAGCTTGAGAATGATTGAATTCTTGATAAGGAGAATAGTACTTTgctttttattgataaaaacatCTAGATACATAGAAGACAAGGAAAATGGATTGATTATTACCACCATCCTGCTAATAGATTCATGTTAGTAACATGCGAGTCATCAACGAGATTAGGATTGCCCTGCCGCTGTCCCTACCTCTCCCTTGCTTGGATACTAGATTTTATGATCCAGCTCACTTGTTAGCCAACTTTTTTGTGATGCTTCTTGATTGTTAAGAAATGACATTATATGGGTATAGTAGTGGACTTCATTTCGAACCAAGATAATAAAAGTACAGTTTAACACCAATTCATATTAGATATTTAGTTGAGAAAGTGAAGCCCAAAAGAGACAAAGTGAGAAAAGGTCAAGGACAAAGAAGTTTGAAATGCGCTAGTTTAGTAACAATCAACTTTGAAATTTAGGAATTTCGGAAACAATGTTCTTGTGTTGAGAAGCCGTACTTTGTCTTgagttataatataatattagttCTATTTCTCAAATGTATTTGAATACCTCATGGAAAATATCTTATCATACCCTACTTACCTAGCACCAAAAGAAGAGGGATGTGGAATTTACAATTGAAAATGATGCTTCTAGACGAGGAACCGGTGCAATTTTTACTCAAGGAGGCAAGCCAACTGCATATTTCAACAAGGTTTTGAGAGAAACAAATTTTGTCCAAGTCTGCCCATGAAAAGGAGTTGAAGGTTGTAGCTTTAGTTAATCAGTAATGCAGGTCTTATTTGATGTGGTGAACATTCACATTGAGGAGGAATTGGAAAAAATCGAGACAACTACCACAAAGGGTAACTACAATAGATCAAAAAAATTGGGCTATGGAGTAGTTAGGCTATTAGTTTGATATTGAATATAAGTCAGGTCTAGAGAATATAGGAGCAAATTTTCTCTCATGCAGATATAGTGAAGTTGAATTGTAACAAGTAGTTCACTATCCTCACTTGGATGGAGTTCAAGAAATAGTGGAAGGGGTGCATAATGGTACAAAGTGTATGTCCatcaaatcaaatttgaaaCTGAATAGGGATACCAAACTAGGATTTGAATACAAAGAGATTTTTATTTCTGAAGTGGTGTGTTTACATGGAATACCAGCTTCTATTATTGATGATAGGAATCCAATATTTGTGAGTAGGTTTTGGAAAGAGCTGTTCAGGCTTTCAAAAACCCTCAAAATGATCATTGCTAACCAACCAAACACACACATATGGCCAAATTGAAGTGGTCAATCTGCTAGTCATGTGCTTATCCAATGGGATGGAAAAGGATTGGAAGATGCCACGCGGGAAGAGGAATTTAAAATCAGAAGTCAGTTTCCTCAGTTGAACCTTGAGGACGAGGCTCCTATTGAAAAAGCAGGTATCGTTAGGACTGGGAATGTGGGCGTATACTTTGGAAGTAGACCCAAGATTTGGAGAGTGTATGAGAGGAGAAACAAGGGTGTGAAGAGAAATGCTGAGGTGACAAAAGGTGTTACAAAATTAGTTAAGGAATGAGAGTAGTGAAAATATAAGGCAGAGAAGGGAATATATTGTGGAATTTTGTTATGGCCAGGGGGAGTTAACCTCTCTGGAGGAGCTTGCTTTGCGGCACTAGGAATCATCATCCTActgtattttatatttcattttgaggaataatatatatatatatatatatatatatatatatatatatatatatatcattttcccTGTTTATTCTTATACCTTTTGGGTCTCTAACATTGTC
Proteins encoded:
- the LOC106777717 gene encoding two-component response regulator-like APRR2 isoform X2, coding for MVCTANDLQGWKDFPKGLRVLVLDGDRSSAAEIGEQLEAMDYHVSTFYDENEALSAVSSSPEGFHVAIVEVSTSSSLGGFKFLENAKDLPTIMISKNQCLNTTMKCIALGAVEFLSKPLSEDKLKNIWQHVVHRAFNSRANGLSESLKPVKESVESVLQLQTGNEQDKTHKRTMSIDLENVSRFGDNDNEQSVCDKYPAPSTPQLKHGTRLLDDGDCHEQTNFSIEKESGEHDGECKSVETSCENLNAESTPQPTEPEETPIKEEEDFADGSKGERAVSLNLQNEKFLSNADGHTSPKKMGVLNDSCEIKANRKKMKVDWTSELHKKFVKAVEQLGIDQAIPSRILEIMKVEGLTRHNVASHLQKYRMHKRQSAPGEEDRKWHNQRDAMQRNFYLQRPIMAYPPYHSNQTISPAPIYPMWGQPGSQTAAVQIWGPPAYPLWHPTESWNWKPYPGMHVDAWGCPLFPPPQAPGFPFNQNIPGLHTPKPMDYRFSMPRSSFEHHPAEEVVDKVVKEAINKPWLPLPLGLKAPSTDSVLAELSKQGISSIPLGNKGSSAPKPC
- the LOC106777717 gene encoding two-component response regulator-like APRR2 isoform X1, with protein sequence MWLSRSDCNCSVFTQTPCNDQGIICSKSTLIYCIGWELSDDAKPAMVCTANDLQGWKDFPKGLRVLVLDGDRSSAAEIGEQLEAMDYHVSTFYDENEALSAVSSSPEGFHVAIVEVSTSSSLGGFKFLENAKDLPTIMISKNQCLNTTMKCIALGAVEFLSKPLSEDKLKNIWQHVVHRAFNSRANGLSESLKPVKESVESVLQLQTGNEQDKTHKRTMSIDLENVSRFGDNDNEQSVCDKYPAPSTPQLKHGTRLLDDGDCHEQTNFSIEKESGEHDGECKSVETSCENLNAESTPQPTEPEETPIKEEEDFADGSKGERAVSLNLQNEKFLSNADGHTSPKKMGVLNDSCEIKANRKKMKVDWTSELHKKFVKAVEQLGIDQAIPSRILEIMKVEGLTRHNVASHLQKYRMHKRQSAPGEEDRKWHNQRDAMQRNFYLQRPIMAYPPYHSNQTISPAPIYPMWGQPGSQTAAVQIWGPPAYPLWHPTESWNWKPYPGMHVDAWGCPLFPPPQAPGFPFNQNIPGLHTPKPMDYRFSMPRSSFEHHPAEEVVDKVVKEAINKPWLPLPLGLKAPSTDSVLAELSKQGISSIPLGNKGSSAPKPC
- the LOC106778028 gene encoding tobamovirus multiplication protein 2A isoform X1, whose translation is MACRGCWECLLKVLNFILSLTGLAIVGYGIYLFVLFSKASDDDTPDISPVSDDSALIQLGRPMLMAVSLSDSFLDNLPRAWFIFLFIGVGVVLFLISCFGCIGAATRNGCCLSCYSILVALLILVELGCAAFIFFDKNWKEEIPKDKTGDFDAIYGFLSENWNIVRWVALGIGIFQVLLFLLALIVRAANRPADYDSDEEYINPRQQVRQPLLNRPAAGSTTGLPVTGTIDQRSSRSDAWSARMREKYGLDTSEFTYNPSESSRFQQVNPQPTEEKSRCTIM
- the LOC106778028 gene encoding tobamovirus multiplication protein 2A isoform X2, producing the protein MLMAVSLSDSFLDNLPRAWFIFLFIGVGVVLFLISCFGCIGAATRNGCCLSCYSILVALLILVELGCAAFIFFDKNWKEEIPKDKTGDFDAIYGFLSENWNIVRWVALGIGIFQVLLFLLALIVRAANRPADYDSDEEYINPRQQVRQPLLNRPAAGSTTGLPVTGTIDQRSSRSDAWSARMREKYGLDTSEFTYNPSESSRFQQVNPQPTEEKSRCTIM